Proteins found in one Sardina pilchardus chromosome 11, fSarPil1.1, whole genome shotgun sequence genomic segment:
- the atxn1l gene encoding ataxin-1-like, producing the protein MKPAHERNQECLPPKKRDLPVNNNNNNSSSNSGSTGGGGVGPTATAAGGGEEATSAQNAAASSEVQSGAGGAGDWLRAQQQALHCGLEAVDGVAGLPPDQYSMLYKVALPSVSYAPTSLHPVLSHISPAYTVPSSLLQHHGLSYSQLSYAQIPHSQLQFVGSPYAAMPYAVPPGFVNPLISPQSAIPQPHAVPHLVPYQSVIQESVVSSPPQTQVSAHAYAKVAAAAGGVPLVLSSDQAAVVAAQQQQLGAVGVLSAAELSPRGVPVFYHPPRAQASREALEQERERERDRERDRERELNGGEREQQSAAARELLQDSAHVHRNARLEAQQHERSFKNRRPDERASPGQRSTPDTDLEVQQVVGRLASPIQTGSRKEAPHGPLNLSQSSQRSREAHGDGRTVYAAPPVATPADLRVPSHAQQAVAAQPGHHAVILANGQPVLIPLDYHRHAQQQSHPYLGHPNDANAPAASQSPYSKAPEHPAAACLPDRAVPLELQQAAQAQVLPAAVALAPVSVSVPGAQAGVVVPQAGPAAAAGTGPSHFMKGAIIQLATGELKRVEDLQTQDFVRSAEMSGGLKIDSSMVVDVRASQQRPGLVALHFSVGEQQSKVTIDVPPEHPFFVFGQGWSSCSPERTAQLYGLACHHLQVGDVCVSIALQQPPAAQQKAQAQQPQQHHQQQQQQQQHHPQQQHQQQQQQHHHHQQQQQQQQQQQQLVHARTSSKSNSTSGALAQPMGPPAPQHTRPHSQSHFRMERMQRERDRDRERERERERERGEKDEAAHVGALGHGEAPPRPNRTSAEHPRSHSSYYLHTEGHLRYAIKSEEGRLAGPALPGPSRPSFIPQEVKLSIEGRSNAGK; encoded by the exons ATGAAGCCAGCCCACGAGCGCAATCAGGAGTGCTTGCCCCCCAAGAAGCGCGACCTCccggtcaacaacaacaacaacaacagcagcagcaacagtggcTCCACAGGTGGCGGAGGAGTCGGACCAACAGCGACCGCAGCAGGAGGCGGAGAAGAGGCCACCTCCGCCCAGAATGCAGCGGCCAGCAGTGAAGTCCAGAGCGGGGCCGGCGGCGCCGGCGACTGGCTGCGGGCTCAGCAGCAGGCCCTGCACTGCGGCCTGGAGGCGGTGGACGGCGTGGCGGGCCTGCCGCCCGACCAGTACAGCATGCTGTACAAAGTGGCGCTGCCGTCCGTCTCCTACGCCCCCACCAGCCTGCACCCGGTGCTCAGCCACATCTCGCCGGCCTACACGGTGCCGTCTTCGCTGCTGCAGCACCACGGGCTGTCCTACTCGCAGCTCAGTTACGCCCAGATCCCGCACTCCCAGCTGCAGTTCGTCGGCTCCCCGTACGCGGCCATGCCTTACGCCGTGCCCCCCGGCTTCGTCAACCCCCTCATCTCGCCGCAGTCGGCCATCCCCCAGCCCCACGCCGTCCCGCACCTGGTCCCGTACCAGTCGGTCATCCAGGAGAGCGTGGTGTCGTCCCCGCCCCAAACGCAGGTGTCGGCCCACGCGTACGCCAAAGTGGCGGCGGCCGCCGGAGGGGTGCCCCTGGTGCTCTCCTCCGACCAGGCCGCAGTGGTGgcggcccagcagcagcagctgggggCGGTAGGGGTGCTCTCGGCCGCCGAGCTCAGCCCCAGAGGGGTGCCCGTGTTCTACCACCCTCCCAGAGCGCAGGCCTCCAGAGAGGCCCTGGAGCAGGAGCGCGAGCGCGAGAGGGACCGGGAGAGGGACCGGGAGCGCGAGCTGAACGGCGGCGAGCGGGAGCAGCAGTCTGCAGCGGCCAGGGAACTGCTCCAGGACTCGGCGCACGTGCACAGGAACGCTCGCCTGGAGGCCCAGCAGCACGAGCGCAGCTTCAAGAATCGCCGGCCGGACGAGAGGGCGTCGCCAGGACAACGCAGCACACCGGACACAGACCTCGAG GTTCAGCAAGTGGTCGGACGTTTGGCCTCTCCAATCCAGACGGGTAGTCGTAAAGAGGCCCCTCACGGTCCCCTCAACCTATCCCAGAGTTCCCAGCGGAGCAGAGAGGCTCATGGGGACGGGCGGACGGTGTACGCGGCGCCTCCGGTGGCCACGCCGGCCGACCTGCGAGTGCCGTCGCACGCCCAGCAGGCGGTAGCGGCCCAGCCGGGCCACCACGCCGTCATCCTGGCCAACGGGCAGCCGGTCCTCATCCCCCTCGACTACCACCGCCACGCACAGCAGCAGTCCCACCCGTACCTCGGCCACCCCAACGACGCCAACGCCCCCGCGGCCTCCCAGTCTCCGTACTCCAAAGCCCCCGAGCACCCCGCCGCAGCGTGCCTCCCGGATCGGGCCGTGCCGCTGGAGCTCCAGCAGGCCGCGCAGGCTCAGGTTCTGCCCGCGGCCGTGGCCCTCGCCCCGGTGTCGGTGTCTGTGCCCGGTGCCCAAGCCGGCGTGGTGGTCCCCCAGGCCGGtccggcggcggcagcgggcaCCGGGCCCTCGCACTTCATGAAGGGCGCCATCATCCAGCTGGCCACGGGCGAGCTGAAGCGCGTGGAGGACCTGCAGACGCAGGACTTTGTGCGCAGCGCGGAGATGAGCGGCGGCCTGAAGATCGACTCCAGCATGGTGGTGGACGTGCGCGCCAGCCAGCAGCGGCCGGGCCTGGTGGCGCTGCACTTCAGCGTGGGCGAGCAGCAGAGCAAGGTGACCATCGACGTGCCGCCCGAGCACCCCTTCTTCGTCTTCGGCCAGGGCTGGTCGTCCTGCAGCCCCGAGCGCACGGCGCAGCTCTACGGCCTGGCCTGCCACCACCTGCAGGTGGGCGACGTGTGCGTGTCCATCGCCCTGCAGCAGCCACCCGCCGCACAGCAGAAAGCCCAGGcgcagcagccccagcagcaccaccaacaacaacaacaacaacaacaacatcatccacaacaacaacaccaacaacaacagcagcagcaccaccaccatcaacaacaacaacaacagcagcagcagcaacagcaactgGTGCACGCCAGGACTTCCTCCAAATCCAACTCCACCTCGGGGGCCCTGGCCCAGCCCATGGGGCCCCCGGCCCCCCAGCACACGCGGCCCCACAGCCAAAGCCACTTCAGGATGGAGCGCATGCAGCGCGAGAGGGACAGGGACcgggagcgggagagggagagagagcgggagcggGGGGAGAAGGACGAGGCGGCGCACGTAGGAGCGCTGGGGCACGGCGAGGCGCCTCCCCGGCCCAACAGGACTTCTGCCGAGCATCCGCGCAGCCACAGCAGCTACTATTTGCACACGGAGGGTCACTTGCG ATACGCCATCAAGAGCGAGGAGGGCCGCCTGGCGGGGCCCGCGCTGCCCGGCCCCTCACGGCCCTCCTTCATCCCTCAGGAGGTCAAGCTGTCCATCGAGGGACGCTCCAACGCCGGCAAGTAG